In Scatophagus argus isolate fScaArg1 chromosome 3, fScaArg1.pri, whole genome shotgun sequence, the genomic stretch CACTGAAGACTTCCACTCACTACCAAGATGATGGCACTCCAAGATCTTCGTCGCTGCTGCTTTTAACCTCTGGAtggtttttaaatttatttaaaaaccaGGTGGAAGCCTTTGGGAGGGGGGACTTTTGAAatcaccccccctccccttgcAAGACTAGGCCCAAAAACCGCTGTCGGGCCTTGGAACTGTGAGTTTTATACACTGTATTAATGTGCAATCaccttttattgttttattaatttgcttttacttttttattcaatattttcttatttacattttaagccTTTTATCTCCCTTTCTTTCCCCTTCCCCCCTCTTTTATAACATCAAGTTATCTCTTAACTCCCATCTCCAGCAGGATTTGGATGTACTACTTGTTTTAatctatttcttttattttcattaattactTCCCTTTTAGGGCCTCCTCCCGATTGCTCTGGTGGGGGCGGATGTCAGCTGGGATTTCTTTCCATATTTCTCCAGCTCCGCAGCAATATGAACATCATTACTACAAACAGATTCACaccactttcttcttttccagtGGGGGGGAGCGGGGAGCATATTAAGTGCTTGCCCGGTCCTCCCCCCCAGGGAGTAAACAGTAATCCACCACCATCACATAGACTTACACCGGAACTCCATCTacagacaaagaaatatttcagattACTTCAAGCCATCCACCATGCAGAAATTCTCAATAACACATTCAGTAAAGGAAAATACCCACAAGGCATGATGCATAAAGTTAAAAGACTCACCTCTTTCATTAAACCAGCCTCTCCCAACAGCTTAACATTTGATAAggtcaaacaaaatacaaacacatggaTGCACAACAATATGATCATTCTTATGGAGCACTATGACCAGGTTATTGCTGCGGAGCTGGAGAATATCCCCCCCTACAGCCAAGAGGCTTTTGATAAAGCTGTCCAATGGGGGAGAGTGCGATACAGACGGAAGTTGACGTCCTCCTCTTTGACCACCTTGGGGGACCTCCTAACAGAGGGGCCCCCCAGGGTGGAGGACACACCCCTGGCTCGACTCTCCCCCTTGGACTTTCCTCCATTGCCCCAACCAGGAAACCCACCGAATTCCAGCCATCATGatcctcctgcctccctcaAACCTCATTCCTCCCCTTCAATTCCTCCTCCCACCCCGAACCCTAATCCTTCTACCCCTAACCTTAACCACCCCacccctaaccccaacccccctcccctttaTTCCTCTCCTAAACCCAGCCCGAATCCCAGTCCCTCTACTCCTAACCTCAACCACCCTacccctaaccccaacccccctcccctGCATCCCTCTCCTAAACCCAACCCTAATCCCAGCCCCTCTATTCCTAACCTCAACCACCCTacccctaaccccaacccccctccccttcatTCCTCTCCTAAACCCAACCACCACCCTCCTTCCCCGACACATCTCTTTCTCCCCACTACCTCTATCATCGACACACAATTTCCCCTTTCAGGCCTCTGTACACCcatgggggaggggaggacgTCGGTGGGGGTCACTGGCGGTGGGGCCCGGTCCCCACGACCTAGACGCAACCCCAGACGTCAAGCGAGAGTGGAGATCCACGCACTCCCGAAGAGCGTACTCGACTGCCTGGAGCTAAAAGGGACGGTGCCCTCCGCCTGCCCCCCCGAtgaccctcctcctctctcttcctccatagACTCTTCACCCCTTCCACAAATGTTGGATAACTCTCTAGAGCACAGACAGCCATACAGCAATGTAGCTCTTCCATGCAGTAATACCATTTCATCTTTTCCACTTTCAGATTCATCAGCTTCTCAGCAGAGGGAGCCAGAGTTGCTTGCTGCAGAGCCCTGCGGAGCCCAAACAATCGCTGAGGTGGATAAAAAATCAATGACGATGAAGGGCAAACGGAAAGCTAAGCTGAAGCCGAACCCTTACTTACCATCTGAGATATCCACCTCCCGCCCAACCAGGGTCTCTGCGGCTGCACCTGGCTCCCCAAGCCGCCCcgaaccacacacacatccacgaACATTTCGAAAATTACAGGAATGGTCGCTGGAGGTGCGGAAGAAGACGCTGATCGTAGGTGACTCAAACCTTTCTCGCATTCCTCCTTTTACAGACGCAAACATTCAAATAGACAGCTATCCTGGAGCCAACTTCCACCACATCACAGCTATATTAAAGAAAATTCCAACATGCCACACCACAACACAAGTAATTCTCTCAGTCGGTCTCAATAATTGTTTAGCAGAACACGACATCTCCACAATCACTAAACAGCTACAGCAGATGTGGAGCACTAGTCACATCACTTTTCCCAACGCCACTATATACATTCCAATAATAAACTTCTCTCACCAGCTGGACCACAGGAAGAAATCTTTGCTCACCAAACTCAACAATGTTATATCATCTAAATACACCTTCATCCCGGAAATTAACCCGCTTTTATTTCAGACGCAGACAGACAATATACACTGGACTGGCCCGGTGGCCGAGATGTTGTTCAGGTACTGGAAACAGCAATTAAACTTGTAACGGGAGTAAACTGTTCCATTACACCTCCCCCCCATCTGTCAAATATCACTAACCTCTCTGCCGTTTTCTCCCTCACAGCCGCACAGCTGGAGATACTGGAAAAAGGTCTTACTTTCATTCCAACACCCAACCCACCCACCCGACTGGAGCTCAGAGGGGATCTCCACACTTTCCACAGGAGGCTAAAATTATTGGATCATTTTCAGGGATTGCAGAGGCGGGAGCCTGTGCTCTTCACTGGGCCGTCTCACTGGcaaccacacactgacactatTTCACCCGCTATATCACAGCTTATCCATAACAATAACCACGCACTCAGACACTGGCGCCCCCGCTCACATAGTACACCCAACATTAgtcaggaacaaaaacacatcattaaatCATTAAGTAATTGCAAACACATAGTTATAAAACCAGCAGACAAGGGGGGTCAAATTGTCATACAGGACAGGGATAATTACATATTAGAGGCACACAGACAGTTAAACAACAGCACAtattataaaacattacaacatcCATTACaattagacacacaaacattagtTAGGCAAATAACAGACCaactttacacacaaaaattcatcactttcaaacaaaaacaatacctGGACGGCCCGGATGAGCCCAGGCCCCGCCTCTTTTACCTGCTCCCAAAGATCCACAAGCCTCCTGGGACGTGGACGGTCCCCTCTGTTGTTCCGGTCGGCCGTCCCATTGTCAGCGACTGTGGTTCAGAATCCTATAGAATAACAGAATACATAGACTACTTTATCAATCCACTCTCCAAACTCCACCCTAGTTATATTCAGGACACCTACgattttgttaataaaataagaaatctCCATCTACCCAATCACACTCTCCTTTTTTCAATAGACATTGATTCATTATATACTAACATAGAAACCCCACTTGGCCTCGCTGCCATACAACACATGTTCAGTAAATACCCCGATCCTTCCAGACCCGACAGTCATATTTTACAGTTGCTGCACCTTACGCTCACGAGAAACGACTTCATGTTCAATAACCAGCACTATCTCCAGCTGTGCGGCTGCGCCATGGGCCGGAAATATGCACCTGCATATGCTGACATCTACCTGGCCCATTGGGAGGAAACGGTATTCACAAAGTTATCCATCAAACCCCTTCTCTATCTCCGGTACCTGGACGACATCTTTGGCCTCTGGGACAGTACACTGGAAGACTTCAACACATTTATGGATACACTGAATTCACACcacccaaaaataaaacttaaacacaATCTACAACCAGCAACAGTGGAGTTCCTCGATACGTGCGTCTTCTTCCGCAGCTCCAGTGACCAGACAAAGACACTGGCCACTAAAGTATTTTTCAAGGAAACAGACCGCCACGCACTCCTTCACAAAACCAGTTATCACCCCAAACATACGTACAGAGGCCTGATAAAATCCCAGCTGATACGCTTCCACAGAATCTGTTCTTTTCCAGAGCACGTGGAGGAGGCCACCAGGACCCTTTTTAGTGCGCTGAGGACCAGGGGCTACTCGAGGCGCTTCCTTAGGACCATTAAGGCAGAGACCAGCCggacatttaaagaaaaatacaacaacaactgcCCTCGGCCGCCCGGTCCCGCCCTCGTCCCCTTGGTAATGACATATTCAGAGAATTTAAAAGGCTTACTGTCTACTCTGAGGGCTAATTTTGAGGGGGCGAGGGAGGGCTGTGGCGTGCTGAGGGACTGCCGGCTGATTTCTGCCTACAGAAGGAACAAAAATTTGAAAGACCTGTTGGTCCATTCGGACATCAACAAAAATAACCAGCAGAACAGGGAAGCGCCTCGAGGCTCGGGGATTGGTTTTATTCGTCTCCCCCATATTTTTAACCCCTTTGCCAAGACGGGCATCAACCCGTTGCAGGCCTTGAACCCCACAAccagaaatacagtatatgcaatCCGATGCAAGGCCTGCCACAAACTTTATGTGGGGGAGACCAGACATGAAATAGAAACTAGAGTAAAACAACACctttataaaatgaataatgggAGTGGCACAAGTGTCCTGTATGAGCATTTTAAACTCCATGGCCAACACAATGTTGAGAGTATGGGCCTGGAAAGCAATAGGGATTGGACCACTGTTCAGAGACGAGCCGCAGAGAGGAAATGGATCCATCTCTTAAAAACAATAGAACCTACAGGACTCAATGAAAAGTACAACTGAGGGATCCATTTCCAGTTGGTAAAGTatgtttttagtatttattagtAATACTGATCTCCTGATCTCCCAGGGCCTCTTTCCCACAGGAAGTTGACTGAATCACAGTGCGGCTGGGAAAAAGGGTTTttattgctacttttatttttatattatctttttaatatatattatctacttatttattgattcagattcagattttattttcttagatCCCACATTCTTAACATAAGGATGGacacttattttaaatatttttgtattacattttatGCATGCGTTTCTCTGGTTTTATGAATTGAACTGAGCACTTAATTTGATGTTTGTATGGCACTTTTATACTAAGCACttacttttatgtattttattataagtGTGCATTTTTATCTTAAAGTGTTTTGCTCTTGATTTTATAGGGGAGGTGGGACCCCTCcacttttaaatttttaaaaaaaatgttttatccatttatttattcccccctcttctcttttgtaatgtatatatgtgtatatgtatgtgtatagatgtgtatgtgtatatgtatgtgtgtaggtatttatatatatatatatatatgtgtgtgtatgtgtgtgtgtgtgtatatggatgtatgtatgtttgtgtgtatgggtgtgggTACATATGTATGGGCATATGTACATATAGATATGGGGGTTGggtgtatatagatatatagagatatatatatatatgtggatGGATGCTTTTTATagaaatacacatatataattatttttaactcaCAGCCTGTATTCCATAAGGAACTCAGCTCGCGGATATTTTATCAACTCCAAACATAGTGTCCGGATGAGAGACCCTGGGAGATCGGAGCTTATTGATAAAAGAGGTATTTCCTGCGGCCTTACCTGCTCATGGGCCCAATGGCAATGCATGTTGGACGGGTTTTATCCAACCTACAAGGTTTTAGTGGGAATTTTAATACAAcaaatttataataattttttttttttttaaaaaaagccaacaTGGTCCCTGGATCTCCGAGAGCCCGTGCCCCCCGGAGCACCCCTCATTGGCGGGGTGCTGCGTCcaaacctaacctaaccctaacacacacacagacacactcacacacagactcacacacacacaaagacgcacactcacaaagagacacacacacacacacacagacacacactcacacacacacacacagagacgcacactcacacagagacatatactcacacacacacacacacacagacgcacagacacacacacacacagacacacactcacacacacacacacacagacgcacactcacacagacatatactcacacacacacacacacacacagacgcacagacacacactctcatacacacacacacacacacatacgcagacacacacacacacactcacacacacactcagccatagaaacaaaccacgatttggaatttgccgtatctccggaaccgtatgtcgtacaaactcgggggtggtaccgttggaaagggcgtggccacatttgggggggtaggacttggtttcatctctctaccaccttcctagcccaagttattccagtaaaagtaagatggcaaaatttgccatcctgcttttatccccttaatctaaccctaaccctaaccctaaccctaaccctaccccctaaccctaaccctaaccctaaccctaaccctaacccctaaccctaaccctaaccctaaccctaaccctaaccctaaccctaaccctaaccctaaccctaaccctaaccctaaccctaagtaCAACTGAGGGATCCATTTCCAGTTGGTAAAGTatgtttttagtatttattagtAATACTGATCTCCTGATCTCCCAGGGCCTCTTTCCCACAGGAAGTTGACTGAATCACAGTGCGGCTGGGAAAAAGGGTTTttattgctacttttatttttatattatctttttaatatatattatctacttatttattgattcagattcagattttattttcttagatCCCACATTCTTAACATAAGGATGGacacttattttaaatatttttgtattacattttatGCATGCGTTTCTCTGGTTTTATGAATTGAACTGAGCACTTAATTTGATGTTTGTATGGCACTTTTATACTAAGCACttacttttatgtattttattataagtGTGCATTTTTATCTTAAAGTGTTTTGCTCTTGATTTTATAGGGGAGGTGGGACCCCTCcacttttaaatttttaaaaaaaatgttttatccatttatttattcccccctcttctcttttgtaatgtatatatgtgtatatgtatgtgtatagatgtgtatgtgtatatgtatgtgtgtaggtatttatatatatatatatatatgtgtgtgtatgtgtgtgtgtgtgtatatggatgtatgtatgtttgtgtgtatgggtgtgggTACATATGTATGGGCATATGTACATATAGATATGGGGGTTGggtgtatatagatatatagagatatatatatatatgtggatGGATGCTTTTTATagaaatacacatatataattatttttaactcaCAGCCTGTATTCCATAAGGAACTCAGCTCGCGGATATTTTATCAACTCCAAACATAGTGTCCGGATGAGAGACCCTGGGAGATCGGAGCTTATTGATAAAAGAGGTATTTCCTGCGGCCTTACCTGCTCATGGGCCCAATGGCAATGCATGTTGGACGGGTTTTATCCAACCTACAAGGTTTTAGTGGGAATTTTAATACAAcaaatttataataattttttttttttttaaaaaaagccaacaTGGTCCCTGGATCTCCGAGAGCCCGTGCCCCCCGGAGCACCCCTCATTGGCGGGGTGCTGCGTCcaaacctaacctaaccctaacacacacacagacacactcacacacagactcacacacacacaaagacgcacactcacaaagagacacacacacacacacacagacacacactcacacacacacacacagagacgcacactcacacagagacatatactcacacacacacacacacacagacgcacagacacacacacacacagacacacactcacacacacacacacacagacgcacactcacacagacatatactcacacacacacacacacacacagacgcacagacacacactctcatacacacacacacacacacatacgcagacacacacacacacactcacacacacactcagccatagaaacaaaccacgatttggaatttgccgtatctccggaaccgtatgtcgtacaaactcgggggtggtaccgttggaaagggcgtggccacatttgggggggtaggacttggtttcatctctctaccaccttcctagcccaagttattccagtaaaagtaagatggcaaaatttgccatcctgcttttatccccttagtctaatCTAACCctaacaacccacacacacaaccctaaccctaagtggcatattttcacccgcactaacactaaccctaatggagcatcctctaagaaccaagtgcaaaacagcatgctaaccctaaccctaacacacacacagacacactcacacacagactcacacacacacaaagacgcacactcacaaagagacacacacacacacacacagacacacactcacacacacacacacagagacgcacactcacacagagacatatactcacacacacacacacacacagacgcacagacacacacacacacagacacacactcacacacacacacacacagacgcacactcacacagacatatactcacacacacacacacacacacagacgcacagacacacactctcatacacacacacacacacacacatacgcagacacacacacacacactcacacacacactcagccatagaaacaaaccacgatttggaatttgccgtatctccggaaccgtatgtcgtacaaactcgggggtggtaccgttggaaagggcgtggccacatttgggggggtaggacttggtttcatctctctaccaccttcctagcccaagttattccagtaaaagtaagatggcaaaatttgccatcctgcttttatccccttaatctaaccctaaccctaacctaaccctaagtggcatattttcacccgcactaacactaaccctaatggagcatcctctaagaaccaagtgcaaaacagcatgctaaccctaaccctaacacacacacagacacactcacacacagactcacacacacacaaagacgcacactcacaaagagacacacacacacacacacagacacacactcacacacacacacacagagacgcacactcacacagagacatatactcacacacacacacacacacagacgcacagacacacacacacacagacacacactcacacacacacacacacagacgcacactcacacagacatatactcacacacacacacacacacacagacgcacagacacacactctcatacacacacacacacacacatacgcagacacacacacacacactcacacacacactcagccatagaaacaaaccacgatttggaatttgccgtatctccggaaccgtatgtcgtacaaactcgggggtggtaccgttggaaagggcgtggccacatttggggggggtaggacttggtttcatctctctaccaccttcctagcccaagttattccagtaaaagtaagatggcaaaatttgccatcctgcttttatccccttaatctaatctaaccctaacctaaccctaagtggcatattttcacccgcactaacactaaccctaatggagcatcctctaagaaccaagtgcaaaacagcatgctaaccctaaccctaacacacacacagacacactcacacacagactcacacacacacaaagacgcacactcacaaagagacacacacacacacacacagacacacactcacacacacacacacagagacgcacactcacacagagacatatactcacacacacacacacacacagacgcacagacacacacacacacagacacacactcacacacacacacacacagacgcacactcacacagacatatactcacacacacacacacacacacagacgcacagacacacactctcatacacacacacacacacacacatacgcagacacacacacacacactcacacacacactcagccatagaaacaaaccacgatttggaatttgccgtatctccggaaccgtatgtcgtacaaactcgggggtggtaccgttggaaagggcgtggccacatttggggggggtaggacttggtttcatctctctaccaccttcctagcccaagttattccagtaaaagtaagatggcaaaatttgccatcctgcttttatccccttaa encodes the following:
- the LOC124054173 gene encoding uncharacterized protein LOC124054173 isoform X2 encodes the protein MGWKPLGGGTFEITPPPLARLGPKTAVGPWNYSSASQQREPELLAAEPCGAQTIAEVDKKSMTMKGKRKAKLKPNPYLPSEISTSRPTRVSAAAPGSPSRPEPHTHPRTFRKLQEWSLEVRKKTLIVGDSNLSRIPPFTDANIQIDSYPGANFHHITAILKKIPTCHTTTQVILSVGLNNCLAEHDISTITKQLQQMWSTSHITFPNATIYIPIINFSHQLDHRKKSLLTKLNNVISSKYTFIPEINPLLFQTQTDNIHWTGPVAEMLFRYWKQQLNL
- the LOC124054173 gene encoding formin-like protein 7 isoform X1, with translation MNIITTNRFTPLSSFPVGGSGEHIKCLPGPPPQGVNSNPPPSHRLTPELHLQTKKYFRLLQAIHHAEILNNTFSKGKYPQGMMHKVKRLTSFIKPASPNSLTFDKVKQNTNTWMHNNMIILMEHYDQVIAAELENIPPYSQEAFDKAVQWGRVRYRRKLTSSSLTTLGDLLTEGPPRVEDTPLARLSPLDFPPLPQPGNPPNSSHHDPPASLKPHSSPSIPPPTPNPNPSTPNLNHPTPNPNPPPLYSSPKPSPNPSPSTPNLNHPTPNPNPPPLHPSPKPNPNPSPSIPNLNHPTPNPNPPPLHSSPKPNHHPPSPTHLFLPTTSIIDTQFPLSGLCTPMGEGRTSVGVTGGGARSPRPRRNPRRQARVEIHALPKSVLDCLELKGTVPSACPPDDPPPLSSSIDSSPLPQMLDNSLEHRQPYSNVALPCSNTISSFPLSDSSASQQREPELLAAEPCGAQTIAEVDKKSMTMKGKRKAKLKPNPYLPSEISTSRPTRVSAAAPGSPSRPEPHTHPRTFRKLQEWSLEVRKKTLIVGDSNLSRIPPFTDANIQIDSYPGANFHHITAILKKIPTCHTTTQVILSVGLNNCLAEHDISTITKQLQQMWSTSHITFPNATIYIPIINFSHQLDHRKKSLLTKLNNVISSKYTFIPEINPLLFQTQTDNIHWTGPVAEMLFRYWKQQLNL